The following are from one region of the Littorina saxatilis isolate snail1 linkage group LG4, US_GU_Lsax_2.0, whole genome shotgun sequence genome:
- the LOC138964523 gene encoding myb-like protein AA, which produces MKILESVLSSWPPDPETEGRRPITSPVLTSVCSQGSFHSSQLSFNMLSPSHYDQGMDDSDGPVPWLPGENPGDMMPKLIHRRAKRIIPDDEKDDKYWEKRKRNNMAAKRSRENKRQLEVDIRNKVNFLEEENALLNKEVLAVKARFGIPPEQSMLTPEERAQCLQEVKNAQAAAAEGQAPKMNEDEGVSSTSPGIYPVSLGGHQDEHDLSRGLQDPRGHSPGNGGQLSNGQRKAVKKEIHDAAEKGVFVPNGPSMYGPFSPPVVWGPGAGQHVAPHHHPSEYAALQMGQQQQQHHHHQQQQQQHQQQQQQQQQNTYGSHQPQQQSGGPTKLPSINNAFHEKPPNMGGPYGGRGYNLDPTSNGVATTTVAGEVGGVRAGIRGGGLSRSHPYANDGRTPYDYYMAAAYSQGQAIYSPATSNSSSMAAAPADLSLAARSTKQQQQQQQQQQQQQQQQQQQQQQQQHDDGSSFLDKSSLPDGAQVPQSMANSLAASHGLAQRSGLDSLMHAASMASLVQAQRDSLFQPSNDQDSLLGAVGDKGEVKRLVRNRDGNLGQENDVLKMQIRSLEAEMDHMKKLQTMKK; this is translated from the exons actgGAGAGTGTGTTGTCATCGTGGCCGCCAGACCCCGAGACTGAAGGCAGGAGACCCATCACGTCTCCCGTGCTGACCTCTGTTTGCTCACAGGGGAGTTTTCACAGCTCCCAACTCAG CTTCAACATGCTGAGTCCTTCGCATTACGACCAGGGGATGGACGACTCGGACGGGCCGGTGCCATGGTTACCGGGGGAGAACCCGGGGGACATGATGCCCAAGCTGATTCACCGGCGCGCCAAGCGCATCATTCCTGACGACGAAAAAGACGACAAGTACTGGGAGAAGCGCAAGAGAAACAACATG GCAGCCAAACGGTCTCGCGAGAACAAACGCCAGCTGGAGGTCGACATCCGCAACAAGGTGAACTTCCTGGAGGAGGAGAACGCGCTGCTCAACAAGGAGGTGCTGGCCGTCAAGGCTCGCTTCGGCATCCCCCCGGAACAGAGCATGCTCACGCCAGAGGAGCGCGCACAGTGCCTGCAG GAGGTGAAGAACGCGCAGGCAGCAGCAGCCGAGGGCCAAGCGCCGAAGATGAATGAGGATGAAGGCGTGAGCTCCACGTCGCCAGGCATCTACCCCGTGTCGCTGGGGGGCCACCAGGACGAGCACGACCTCAGTAGGGGGTTGCAGGACCCCCGGGGACACAGCCCGGGCAACGGGGGCCAGCTGAGTAACGGCCAACGCAAGGCCGTGAAGAAGGAGATACACGACGCGGCGGAGAAAGGCGTGTTTGTACCCAACGGTCCCTCGATGTACGGCCCCTTCAGCCCCCCGGTGGTGTGGGGACCGGGCGCCGGCCAGCATGTAGcgccccaccaccacccctcaGAGTATGCCGCCTTGCAGATGGgccagcaacagcaacagcaccatcaccatcaacaacagcagcagcaacatcagcagcaacagcagcagcaacagcagaacACATACGGCAGTCACCAGCCGCAGCAGCAGAGCGGCGGACCCACTAAGCTGCCCTCCATTAACAATGCGTTCCACGAGAAGCCCCCCAACATGGGCGGACCGTACGGGGGCCGTGGCTACAACCTGGACCCCACCTCTAACGGCGTGGCCACCACCACAGTAGCGGGAGAGGTAGGAGGGGTGCGAGCAGGCATCAGAGGCGGCGGGCTGAGCAGAAGTCACCCTTACGCCAACGACGGACGCACGCCTTACGACTACTACATGGCGGCAGCCTACTCCCAGGGCCAGGCCATCTACAGCCCTGCTACATCCAACTCTTCCAGCATGGCCGCCGCGCCCGCAGATCTCTCCCTCGCCGCACGCTCAACcaagcaacagcagcagcagcagcagcagcagcagcagcagcagcagcagcagcaacaacaacagcagcagcaacagcatgACGATGGCAGCAGCTTTCTGGACAAGTCCTCCCTACCCGACGGGGCGCAGGTGCCGCAGAGCATGGCTAACAGCCTGGCAGCCTCGCACGGCCTGGCACAGCGCAGCGGACTGGACAGCCTGATGCACGCCGCCTCCATGGCCAGTCTGGTGCAGGCCCAGCGCGACTCGCTCTTCCAGCCCAGCAACGACCAGGACAGCCTGCTGGGGGCCGTGGGGGACAAGGGGGAGGTGAAGAGGTTAGTGAGGAACAGGGACGGTAACCTGGGGCAGGAGAATGACGTGCTCAAGATGCAGATCCGCAGCCTGGAGGCCGAGATGGACCACATGAAGAAATTGCAAACCATGAAGAAGTGA